A genomic segment from Lignipirellula cremea encodes:
- a CDS encoding MraY family glycosyltransferase, producing the protein MPPFAILTLLAGCLLPALLIAWAAGFAMRRVAPRCGLIDRPAARKVHTTPTPLGGGVAVWLGVITPFALGQIALWMLQSDGDFADSLFGFAIPEFAREHLPGIAYRTSQLWVLLAAGTVLMLLGLADDRFGLDWKIRLGVMFAVSAACVVWQGWRLTAFVDLPWFTGLLSVVWIVAMINSFNMLDNMDGLSSGVACIAAGMFAAVMLLSPDPESQQPQFFVAGLMLVLTGSLLGFLWHNRPVARMFMGDAGSYFIGFLIAVATLLATYTSYKSESRHAILAPLCVMAVPMYDMLTVLWIRVREGRSPFQADKCHFSHRLVELGFTKGQAVLTIYLTTATCGLAALLLHQVNQTGAVILVLMVFCVLALIAILESTARHKLKADVEEKQETRR; encoded by the coding sequence ATGCCGCCCTTTGCCATTCTCACGCTTCTTGCCGGCTGCCTGCTGCCGGCGCTGCTGATTGCCTGGGCCGCCGGTTTTGCGATGCGCCGCGTGGCGCCCCGCTGCGGGCTGATCGATCGCCCTGCCGCCCGGAAAGTTCATACCACGCCGACTCCCTTGGGCGGCGGAGTCGCTGTCTGGCTGGGGGTGATCACCCCTTTCGCCCTGGGACAGATCGCTTTGTGGATGCTGCAGAGCGACGGCGACTTTGCAGACTCTTTGTTCGGCTTTGCCATTCCGGAGTTCGCCCGGGAGCACTTGCCGGGTATCGCGTATCGCACTTCGCAACTTTGGGTATTGCTGGCGGCCGGCACGGTGCTGATGCTGCTGGGGCTGGCCGATGATCGCTTTGGGCTGGACTGGAAGATTCGGCTAGGGGTGATGTTCGCAGTATCGGCGGCCTGCGTCGTCTGGCAAGGCTGGCGATTGACGGCGTTTGTCGATCTGCCGTGGTTTACCGGCCTGCTGTCGGTGGTGTGGATCGTGGCGATGATCAACTCGTTCAACATGCTTGATAACATGGACGGCCTGTCGTCGGGCGTAGCCTGCATAGCGGCCGGCATGTTTGCCGCCGTGATGCTGCTTTCTCCCGATCCGGAGTCCCAGCAGCCGCAGTTTTTTGTCGCCGGGCTGATGCTGGTGCTGACCGGCTCGCTACTGGGCTTTTTGTGGCACAACCGGCCGGTCGCACGGATGTTCATGGGCGACGCCGGCAGCTACTTCATCGGTTTCCTGATCGCCGTAGCCACGTTGCTGGCGACCTACACCAGCTACAAGTCGGAATCGCGGCATGCGATTCTGGCTCCGCTGTGCGTGATGGCGGTGCCGATGTACGACATGCTGACCGTGTTGTGGATCCGCGTCCGCGAGGGACGTAGCCCGTTCCAGGCCGACAAGTGCCACTTCTCCCATCGTCTGGTGGAGCTCGGTTTTACCAAAGGGCAGGCGGTGCTGACGATTTACCTCACGACCGCGACCTGCGGCCTGGCGGCGTTGCTGTTGCACCAGGTAAACCAGACAGGCGCCGTGATTCTGGTGTTGATGGTGTTTTGCGTGCTGGCCCTGATTGCCATTCTGGAGTCGACTGCTCGTCACAAGTTGAAAGCCGATGTCGAAGAAAAACAAGAAACGCGGCGCTGA
- the dnaG gene encoding DNA primase gives MSLAPANDAKEQIRQAIDIVDVVGGYISLRRAGRVFKGLCPFHDDRDPSLQVSPERQSWKCWVCDDGGDIFSFLMKKEGIDFREALEMLAERAGIDLNPTPSAPVVPGSPDDKQTLYRAAKWADEQFRQFLLQAPEAAAARTYLQQRGVDDASCERYGLGYSDNGWQWLLDRAKKTPYSPAVLQAVGLVNKNENSGRFYDVFRGRVMFPIRDTQSRTIAFGGRILPEIAQAETTADRRPPAKYINSPETRLFSKSEQVYALDLVRDAVSKSRHVVVVEGYTDAIAAGQYGIDNVVAVLGTALGERHIHLLKRFADRVTLVLDGDAAGQRRANEVLGLFVAAQMDLRILTLPDQLDPCDFLQQRGPEAFQQLLETASDALEHKVRIATRGINLLTDTHRAFRALEEILETLAQAPRPQDAASPQSQMLFDQQLVTRLARDFQVGEAEIRSRLLDMRRRKTTPARESSAEAPRKPATLASLQARELELFEVLTQHPELTSLALAEIRNVELTDGPARRIFSVYRSLYNAGRSVDFSAVLSDLSPDEQPLFVALDEIAAAKAEESFAEPLARLQEVINGFRQQHAALVQKGKLAQLEKPQTDSQGALEILKDLVQQERHRRGISQPTDG, from the coding sequence GTGTCGCTGGCGCCTGCAAACGACGCAAAGGAACAGATTCGCCAGGCGATCGACATTGTCGACGTCGTTGGCGGGTACATCAGTTTGCGCCGTGCGGGACGCGTCTTCAAAGGCTTGTGCCCTTTCCACGACGATCGTGATCCCAGCCTGCAGGTGTCGCCTGAGCGGCAAAGCTGGAAGTGCTGGGTCTGCGACGACGGCGGCGACATTTTCAGCTTTCTGATGAAAAAAGAGGGGATCGATTTCCGCGAGGCGTTAGAGATGCTGGCGGAACGCGCCGGAATCGACTTGAACCCCACGCCGTCGGCTCCGGTTGTTCCCGGCAGCCCCGACGACAAGCAGACGCTCTATCGCGCCGCCAAATGGGCCGACGAGCAGTTCCGCCAGTTCCTGCTCCAGGCTCCCGAAGCCGCGGCCGCCCGCACTTACCTGCAGCAGCGGGGCGTCGACGACGCCAGTTGCGAGCGTTACGGCCTGGGCTACAGTGACAATGGCTGGCAGTGGCTGCTGGATCGGGCGAAGAAAACGCCCTACTCGCCCGCCGTCCTGCAGGCGGTCGGACTGGTCAACAAGAACGAAAATTCGGGTCGGTTTTACGACGTGTTCCGCGGCCGGGTCATGTTCCCGATTCGCGATACGCAAAGCCGCACCATCGCCTTTGGCGGCCGCATTTTGCCGGAAATCGCGCAGGCGGAAACAACGGCGGACCGGCGCCCCCCGGCCAAATACATCAACTCGCCTGAAACGCGTCTGTTCTCCAAGAGCGAACAGGTCTACGCCCTGGATCTGGTCCGCGACGCCGTCTCCAAGAGCCGGCACGTGGTTGTGGTGGAAGGATATACCGACGCCATCGCGGCAGGGCAATACGGAATTGATAACGTCGTCGCCGTTTTAGGTACGGCCCTGGGCGAACGCCATATCCATCTGCTCAAACGTTTTGCCGATCGGGTGACGCTGGTCCTCGACGGCGATGCGGCTGGCCAGCGCCGGGCCAACGAAGTGCTCGGCCTGTTTGTCGCCGCCCAGATGGACCTGCGGATCCTGACCCTGCCCGATCAGTTGGACCCTTGCGACTTCCTGCAGCAGCGCGGCCCGGAAGCTTTCCAGCAGTTGCTGGAAACGGCGTCCGACGCGCTGGAGCATAAAGTTCGCATCGCCACCCGCGGCATCAATTTACTGACCGATACGCACCGCGCTTTCCGGGCGCTGGAAGAAATCCTGGAGACGCTGGCCCAGGCGCCGCGTCCGCAAGACGCCGCTTCGCCGCAGTCGCAGATGCTGTTCGACCAGCAACTGGTGACCCGGCTGGCCCGCGACTTCCAGGTTGGCGAGGCCGAGATCCGCAGCCGACTGCTGGATATGCGGCGCCGCAAAACCACCCCCGCCCGGGAATCGTCCGCCGAAGCGCCGCGCAAGCCGGCCACGCTGGCTTCCCTCCAGGCGCGCGAACTGGAACTGTTCGAGGTGCTGACCCAGCACCCGGAATTGACCTCGCTGGCGCTGGCGGAGATTCGCAATGTCGAATTGACCGACGGCCCCGCGCGTCGCATTTTTTCCGTTTATCGTTCCCTGTACAACGCCGGGCGCAGTGTGGATTTTTCCGCCGTGCTCAGCGATCTGTCCCCTGATGAGCAACCGCTGTTTGTCGCCCTCGATGAAATCGCCGCCGCCAAGGCCGAAGAGTCTTTTGCAGAACCTCTCGCACGTCTGCAGGAAGTAATTAATGGCTTTCGTCAGCAACACGCCGCGCTCGTTCAAAAGGGAAAACTGGCCCAGTTAGAAAAACCCCAGACCGACTCTCAAGGAGCCCTTGAAATTCTGAAGGATCTCGTTCAGCAGGAACGTCATCGCCGCGGTATTTCCCAACCTACGGATGGGTAG
- the rpoD gene encoding RNA polymerase sigma factor RpoD, protein MDQTYQHRLDALIATGKTQGYLTYDDVNGYLPDEDVSPEKLDNLLIAIEEQGIELVEKPPQKLKPGKRRLDASREVDFSGLEDGEDHASETPAALLGSDMPKLSDDPIRMYLSQMAEIPLLSREEEISLAKKIEVTRKRFRRSLLSCDFAMRAVVATLKKVYEGELPFDRTIKVSLTERLTKEQILGRMPHNLRTLDLLLEANRRDFRKLINKRTPRNEWLTARRAFLRRRRKCLALVEELSLRTRRVQPLIKQVEDLSRRMQQLRSRLKEIGDNAVFAVERTHLRRELRDLMELTLESPSSLHNRITGVSRQYHEYEDVKRQLSNGNLRLVVSIAKKYRNRGLSFLDLIQEGNTGLMRAVDKYEYRRGFKFSTYATWWIRQAITRAIADQARTIRIPVHMIDVLSKLRNIEKRLLQELRREPTTEEISRRAGISVEEVRRVMDIGRHPVSLDRPVGDSEDSSFGEFIEDSASENPVRTANNGILREKIERLLNTLTYREREIIRLRYGLGDGYSYTLEEVGRIFKVTRERVRQIEAKAVRKLQHPVRSQHLEGFLKGAAS, encoded by the coding sequence ATGGATCAGACCTACCAACATCGTCTCGACGCACTGATCGCCACCGGTAAAACCCAGGGCTATCTCACCTACGACGACGTTAACGGCTACCTGCCCGATGAAGACGTCAGCCCCGAAAAACTCGACAACCTGCTCATCGCCATTGAAGAGCAAGGCATTGAACTGGTCGAGAAGCCGCCGCAAAAACTCAAACCCGGCAAACGGCGGCTGGACGCTTCCCGCGAAGTAGATTTCTCCGGCCTGGAAGACGGCGAAGACCACGCCTCGGAAACGCCTGCGGCGCTGCTTGGTTCGGATATGCCGAAACTAAGCGACGACCCCATCCGCATGTACCTCAGCCAGATGGCGGAAATCCCGCTGCTCAGCCGCGAGGAAGAAATCTCCCTGGCGAAAAAGATCGAAGTCACCCGCAAACGCTTCCGCCGCTCGCTGCTCAGCTGCGACTTTGCGATGCGGGCCGTGGTGGCGACGCTCAAGAAAGTCTACGAAGGCGAACTGCCGTTTGACCGCACCATCAAGGTGTCGTTGACCGAGCGGCTCACCAAAGAGCAGATCCTGGGACGCATGCCGCATAACTTGCGCACGCTGGATCTGCTGCTGGAAGCGAATCGCCGCGACTTCCGCAAGCTGATCAATAAACGCACCCCCCGGAACGAATGGCTCACGGCGCGACGGGCCTTCCTGCGTCGCCGTCGCAAATGCCTGGCCCTGGTCGAAGAGCTAAGCCTGCGGACCCGCCGGGTGCAGCCCCTGATCAAACAGGTCGAGGACCTTTCCCGCCGCATGCAGCAGCTGCGCAGCCGCCTGAAAGAAATCGGCGACAACGCCGTCTTTGCGGTGGAGCGGACCCATCTTCGCCGGGAACTCCGGGACCTGATGGAGCTCACGCTGGAAAGCCCCAGCAGCCTGCATAACCGGATTACGGGCGTTTCCCGCCAGTACCACGAATATGAAGACGTCAAACGCCAGCTCAGCAACGGCAATCTACGGCTGGTCGTATCGATCGCCAAAAAGTACCGGAACCGCGGCCTCAGCTTCCTCGACCTGATCCAGGAAGGAAACACCGGGCTGATGCGGGCCGTCGACAAGTACGAATACCGCCGCGGCTTCAAGTTTTCCACCTACGCCACGTGGTGGATCCGCCAGGCGATCACCCGGGCGATCGCCGACCAGGCGCGGACGATCCGCATTCCGGTGCACATGATCGATGTGCTGTCGAAACTGCGAAATATTGAAAAGAGGCTCTTGCAAGAACTGCGGCGAGAACCGACAACAGAAGAAATCTCCCGCCGCGCCGGCATCAGCGTTGAAGAAGTTCGCCGCGTGATGGATATCGGCCGCCATCCAGTTAGCCTGGATCGTCCGGTTGGCGACAGCGAAGATAGTAGTTTCGGCGAGTTCATCGAGGATTCTGCCAGCGAGAATCCGGTTCGCACCGCGAACAATGGCATTTTACGGGAAAAAATCGAGCGGCTCCTCAACACGCTCACCTATCGTGAACGGGAAATCATTCGTTTGCGGTACGGTCTGGGCGATGGCTACTCGTACACCCTGGAAGAAGTCGGCCGTATCTTCAAAGTTACGCGGGAACGCGTGCGACAGATCGAAGCCAAAGCAGTTCGCAAACTGCAGCACCCGGTGCGCAGCCAGCATCTGGAAGGTTTCCTCAAGGGCGCTGCCAGTTAG
- a CDS encoding O-antigen ligase family protein produces MSKKNKKRGADLPAHADTPVATTNAVAVAPPRGPLVLLGLLMALFAARPLVVSDAPGGDYGVFLITGACALLAGWAILGQLRLFLQGQPMKLYLGPVGMALGVLLLAFTASCLWVVQKETGDARAAINMTWKWVALIIGFFLARQLVREERTARAVVSVMLGLSVLLAVGGFYQYQVSHPAAQAEYAADPEAVLQREGILGPDGAAATVGSPIREQYEARLQAIEPSATFALTNSLAGALAPWLIVALGIGLTLLRPGETAGSSGAEQAGVSRLGNPQRWLVLAGLLAAALLLGGCLVLTKSRTVFLAVGGGVVLLLLYGGLFRRQLDWKIPLGLAGAAVLLALAATLSGGLDVEVVSEAPKSVLYRLEYWRSTAAMIADHPWLGVGPGCFQANYAHYKLPQASEMVADPHNFLLEVWATGGLFALLSLLAAGGLLAWQVARNQRASAAETASRNTQDEASAAAVAVKVDPQDAAAGPHAGPLFVYLGGAMGVLLSFPISLMVGVPNEFEMLLLGLLFAGLTVAALHPWVVAGRLPLAALAIGLIVLLVNFLAAGGISFDGVGQNVWLLAALLLNLSQPGEQPRRLQPTGAIVTAGVAFGLMGLCFFTLYQPVLYRAAAMPTIDMAQQGPEAYSERLRAAAAADPYSPDPWAQLATLAALQWQVNPNNENLKRYERTAAEYLRHDPQSWTARAELSRATLRMYRRQPDSKLLLAALDQQREAVARYPSSAMAHAQLAWLLHLAGNDAAAQEEAASALALDKVHPHQEQKLKEQSIYDAAPPPEGPGATNAEEVMQQMVKASSDVAGHLSPLPNSGWSWRTNGGSRFSTFVSARSSGSTSVTWENHPTEKQGGKKVAENAEICEI; encoded by the coding sequence ATGTCGAAGAAAAACAAGAAACGCGGCGCTGACCTGCCCGCGCACGCTGACACCCCCGTCGCGACGACAAACGCCGTTGCTGTCGCTCCGCCCCGCGGTCCGCTGGTGCTGCTGGGATTGTTGATGGCGCTCTTCGCCGCCAGGCCGCTGGTCGTGAGCGATGCTCCCGGCGGGGACTATGGCGTGTTCCTGATCACCGGCGCTTGCGCGCTGCTGGCGGGCTGGGCGATCCTTGGGCAGTTGCGGCTGTTCCTGCAGGGGCAGCCGATGAAGCTTTACCTGGGCCCCGTTGGCATGGCGCTGGGCGTACTGCTGCTGGCGTTTACGGCCAGCTGTTTATGGGTCGTGCAGAAGGAAACGGGAGACGCCCGGGCCGCGATCAACATGACCTGGAAATGGGTCGCCCTGATCATTGGCTTCTTTCTGGCGCGGCAACTGGTGCGGGAAGAACGCACCGCCCGGGCGGTCGTGAGCGTAATGCTAGGGCTCTCCGTCCTGCTGGCGGTGGGCGGGTTTTACCAGTATCAGGTCTCCCACCCCGCGGCGCAAGCCGAATACGCAGCCGACCCGGAAGCCGTGCTGCAGCGCGAAGGGATCCTTGGTCCCGATGGAGCCGCGGCGACCGTGGGCTCGCCGATCCGGGAGCAGTACGAGGCCCGTCTGCAAGCGATCGAACCGTCGGCCACGTTTGCTCTGACGAACTCGCTGGCAGGCGCTCTGGCTCCCTGGCTGATCGTGGCGCTGGGCATTGGCCTGACGCTGCTGCGCCCTGGTGAGACGGCTGGCTCCTCCGGCGCAGAGCAAGCCGGCGTCAGCCGCCTGGGCAATCCGCAGCGCTGGCTGGTGCTGGCGGGGCTGCTGGCCGCGGCGTTACTGCTGGGCGGTTGCCTGGTGCTGACCAAGAGCCGGACCGTGTTTTTGGCGGTTGGCGGCGGCGTGGTATTACTATTGTTATACGGCGGTTTGTTCCGTCGTCAGCTGGACTGGAAGATTCCGCTCGGCCTGGCCGGAGCGGCCGTGCTGCTGGCCCTTGCCGCAACGCTGTCCGGCGGGCTGGACGTCGAAGTGGTCAGCGAGGCGCCCAAGTCGGTGCTCTATCGCCTGGAGTACTGGCGATCGACGGCGGCCATGATTGCCGATCATCCCTGGCTGGGCGTGGGGCCCGGCTGCTTCCAGGCCAATTACGCGCACTACAAGCTGCCCCAGGCGAGCGAGATGGTCGCCGATCCGCACAACTTCCTCTTGGAGGTCTGGGCGACCGGAGGGCTGTTCGCGCTGCTCTCCCTGCTGGCGGCCGGCGGCCTGCTGGCCTGGCAAGTCGCACGAAACCAGCGGGCCAGCGCCGCCGAGACAGCGTCCCGCAACACGCAGGACGAAGCCTCCGCGGCAGCCGTTGCGGTAAAGGTAGACCCGCAGGATGCTGCCGCCGGGCCGCATGCCGGGCCTTTGTTTGTCTATCTGGGCGGTGCGATGGGGGTGCTGCTGTCCTTCCCGATCAGCCTGATGGTGGGCGTGCCCAATGAGTTCGAAATGCTCCTGCTGGGACTGCTGTTTGCCGGCCTGACGGTGGCCGCTTTGCATCCCTGGGTGGTTGCCGGGCGATTGCCGCTGGCGGCTCTGGCGATCGGCCTGATTGTGCTGCTGGTGAACTTCCTGGCGGCGGGCGGAATCAGCTTCGACGGCGTCGGACAGAACGTCTGGCTGCTGGCCGCGTTGCTTCTCAACCTGTCGCAGCCAGGCGAACAGCCTCGGCGTCTGCAGCCGACGGGGGCCATTGTGACGGCGGGCGTGGCGTTTGGTCTGATGGGCTTATGTTTCTTCACGCTGTATCAGCCTGTCCTGTATCGGGCGGCCGCCATGCCGACCATCGACATGGCGCAGCAAGGGCCGGAAGCCTACTCCGAAAGGTTGCGTGCAGCGGCTGCCGCCGATCCCTATTCGCCCGACCCCTGGGCCCAGTTGGCGACGCTTGCGGCGCTACAGTGGCAGGTGAATCCCAACAACGAAAACTTGAAACGCTACGAACGGACGGCGGCCGAGTACCTTCGCCATGATCCGCAGTCCTGGACGGCGCGTGCGGAACTCAGCCGGGCCACGCTGCGGATGTACCGTCGCCAGCCGGACAGCAAACTGCTGCTGGCGGCCCTGGACCAGCAGCGGGAAGCCGTCGCCCGCTACCCCAGCAGTGCGATGGCGCACGCGCAACTGGCGTGGCTGCTGCACCTGGCCGGCAACGACGCCGCAGCGCAGGAAGAGGCGGCCTCCGCGCTCGCCCTCGACAAGGTGCATCCGCATCAGGAACAGAAGCTGAAAGAGCAGTCGATCTACGATGCGGCGCCGCCGCCGGAAGGCCCCGGCGCGACGAACGCGGAAGAGGTGATGCAGCAAATGGTCAAAGCGTCGTCCGACGTGGCGGGCCATTTGTCGCCGCTACCCAACAGCGGTTGGTCGTGGCGGACGAACGGCGGCTCCCGCTTCTCAACTTTCGTCTCTGCACGCTCTTCGGGATCGACTTCGGTCACGTGGGAAAACCACCCGACGGAAAAGCAGGGTGGAAAAAAAGTGGCGGAAAACGCCGAAATTTGCGAAATTTAA
- the hisF gene encoding imidazole glycerol phosphate synthase subunit HisF: protein MLAKRVIPCLDVERGRVVKGTNFLSLRDAGDPVEVAARYEREGADELVFLDITASHEARDIMIDVVRRTAEQVFMPLTVGGGIRTLDDIRALLNAGSDKVSINSTACRDPDFVRQAALRFGRQCIVVNIDPKRVQRDGAEVWEVHINGGRLPTGLEAVAWAQRVEELGAGEIVLTSMDRDGVKDGYDLEITKAVSEAVSIPVVASGGAGKPDHLADAILLGKADAALAASIFHFGEYSIAETKQIMADRGVPVRI, encoded by the coding sequence ATGCTGGCGAAACGCGTTATTCCCTGTCTCGACGTTGAGCGCGGCCGAGTGGTCAAGGGCACCAATTTTCTTTCCCTGCGTGATGCGGGCGATCCGGTCGAAGTGGCCGCCCGGTATGAACGCGAAGGGGCCGACGAGCTGGTGTTCCTCGACATTACAGCCAGCCATGAAGCACGCGACATTATGATCGATGTCGTCCGCCGCACGGCCGAACAGGTGTTTATGCCTTTAACCGTCGGCGGCGGGATCCGCACGCTCGACGATATCCGAGCCTTGCTGAACGCAGGCTCCGACAAAGTGTCGATCAATTCGACCGCCTGCCGGGATCCAGATTTCGTCCGCCAGGCGGCGCTCCGGTTTGGCCGGCAGTGTATTGTGGTGAATATCGACCCAAAACGAGTGCAACGCGACGGAGCCGAGGTCTGGGAAGTCCATATTAACGGCGGCCGACTTCCCACCGGGCTGGAGGCGGTCGCCTGGGCCCAGCGGGTCGAAGAACTGGGGGCGGGAGAAATTGTGCTGACCAGCATGGATCGCGACGGCGTGAAAGACGGCTACGACCTGGAGATCACCAAAGCAGTCTCTGAAGCCGTTTCCATCCCGGTTGTCGCCAGCGGCGGAGCGGGCAAGCCTGACCATCTGGCCGACGCCATTTTGCTGGGGAAAGCCGACGCGGCCTTGGCCGCCAGTATCTTTCATTTTGGAGAATACAGCATTGCGGAAACCAAACAGATCATGGCGGATCGTGGAGTGCCCGTAAGAATCTAG